In a genomic window of Aggregatimonas sangjinii:
- a CDS encoding nitrate reductase, whose product MQKKKTEKTICSYCGVGCGILVDVDAKGTISVAGDPDYPSNKGMLCSKGRNLNYVAQDTSDRILYPEMRWSRNHPLQKVSWDTAFERAAAVFKSIIAKHGADSIGFYVSGQCLTEEYYLANKITKGFIGTNNIDTNSRLCMSSAVVGYKKTVGEDSVPISYEDIELADTFLIAGANPAWCHPILYRRLEQRKADNPEVKVIVVDPRKTQTAAAADLHLQILPGTDVILFNAIARWLIEKRKTDKTFIKKYTANYEAVKQLAFSLSIRQAAEKCGILASEIRKAAQYIGEASKFLSMWTMGLNQSVIGVSKNVSLLNLSLLTGQIGKPGCGPFSLTGQPNAMGGREVGGMANLLAAHKDLGNPIHRKEVSDFWGGKEIDGEPGYTATEMFDALENGKLKAIWIICTNPAVSMPNVHKVERALKNAAFVVVQDISHNSETTKFADLLLPAAGWLEKEGTMTNSERRISYLPKVIDPPGEALPDVEILWRFAQAMGFKGFDYTTASEVYDEHCLLTKGTNIDISGLNYERLKKEGSFQWPVPHKTHSGTPRLFTHHEFHTNDKKAHFNVPQSLYNSSEQTNGDFPLILNTGRIRDQWHTRTKTGKVKRLLTHIPEPYLEMNKIDAFLRKLKEGDIAIIKSRRGQVQVKVRVNLDIREGVVFLPMHWGKVLQNDFGRANNITNDLVDPVSKEPDFKYCAVQVEKFKKPEQKIVVIGAGAAAYRFIQSYREKNRKDSLHVFSMEKDPFYNRVLLPEYVNDELSWESLEKLKKGELEKLNVVLHPGIGITQIDKTAKKVIDTKGTEHTFDLLVMATGSRAFVPSDVKMDVPGRFTMRERGDADKLKKYLRNTGLSAGEQHVVIVGGGLLGLELAAALKKIHINISIVQRAPRLMERQLDNIASRLLAEDVIERGINIYFDNEVSTVFEEKVSPSSLLVNLKTGRTIQCNAIVYAIGTRPNIELAKRANLETSRGVLVNGYLQTSVPSIFALGEIAEFNNSLFGITSAAEQQADIAANYILGDFSSIYNGSVLMNILKFENLDLCSIGMVNAPKDDSSYEEVILMDVSKRFYKKCIVKNDTLKGAILMGDKNEFAEFKRLIEDEIELSEKRDELLRGASNTFPLKGKLVCSCSQVGEGNVLDAIANGCSDFNKLCSETGAGLGCGSCKPEVKALLIKQPAVAS is encoded by the coding sequence ATGCAGAAAAAGAAAACGGAAAAGACAATTTGCAGCTACTGCGGTGTTGGTTGCGGTATTTTGGTCGATGTTGATGCCAAGGGTACCATTTCGGTAGCAGGCGACCCGGACTATCCTTCGAATAAGGGCATGCTATGCTCAAAGGGCCGTAATTTGAACTATGTCGCGCAAGATACCAGTGACCGTATTTTGTACCCTGAAATGCGGTGGAGTAGAAACCACCCCTTGCAAAAAGTATCTTGGGATACCGCTTTTGAGCGTGCAGCAGCGGTTTTCAAGAGCATTATCGCCAAACACGGTGCCGATAGTATTGGCTTTTACGTTTCCGGCCAATGCTTGACCGAAGAATATTACCTCGCCAACAAAATTACCAAAGGCTTTATCGGCACTAATAATATCGATACCAACTCTCGCCTTTGTATGAGTTCGGCGGTGGTCGGTTACAAAAAGACAGTAGGCGAGGATTCCGTTCCCATTTCCTATGAAGATATCGAACTTGCAGATACGTTTCTAATCGCAGGGGCCAATCCGGCTTGGTGCCATCCCATCTTATACCGACGGTTGGAACAGCGAAAAGCCGATAACCCTGAGGTAAAAGTGATTGTCGTAGACCCCAGAAAAACACAAACCGCAGCTGCGGCCGACCTACACCTGCAAATTTTACCCGGTACCGATGTAATCTTGTTCAACGCTATCGCACGGTGGTTGATCGAAAAACGAAAAACCGATAAAACGTTTATCAAAAAGTATACGGCAAATTACGAGGCGGTCAAACAATTGGCCTTTTCCCTTTCCATTCGGCAAGCAGCGGAAAAGTGCGGTATCCTTGCTTCCGAAATCCGCAAAGCGGCACAATACATCGGCGAGGCAAGCAAATTCCTGAGTATGTGGACGATGGGACTTAATCAAAGTGTGATCGGGGTATCCAAAAATGTATCGCTTTTAAATTTATCGCTGTTGACAGGGCAAATCGGAAAACCCGGTTGCGGTCCGTTTTCATTAACAGGGCAACCCAATGCGATGGGGGGCCGCGAAGTGGGCGGAATGGCCAACTTATTGGCTGCTCATAAAGACTTGGGCAATCCCATCCACAGAAAAGAAGTGTCCGACTTTTGGGGAGGTAAAGAAATCGATGGTGAACCCGGCTATACCGCCACCGAAATGTTCGATGCCTTGGAAAATGGCAAGCTAAAAGCCATCTGGATCATCTGCACCAACCCTGCCGTAAGCATGCCCAACGTACACAAAGTGGAGCGCGCTTTGAAAAATGCCGCCTTTGTAGTGGTTCAGGACATATCGCATAACTCCGAGACCACCAAATTTGCCGACCTGCTTTTACCGGCTGCAGGTTGGTTGGAGAAGGAAGGAACAATGACGAATTCCGAACGGCGTATCAGTTACCTGCCCAAAGTAATCGACCCACCCGGTGAAGCCTTGCCAGATGTTGAAATTCTTTGGCGTTTTGCCCAAGCTATGGGTTTTAAGGGCTTCGATTACACCACCGCAAGCGAGGTATATGACGAGCATTGCTTGCTGACCAAGGGCACCAATATTGATATTTCGGGACTCAACTATGAACGCTTAAAAAAAGAAGGTAGTTTTCAGTGGCCCGTACCTCATAAAACACATTCCGGTACGCCGCGATTATTTACCCATCACGAGTTTCATACGAACGATAAAAAAGCCCATTTTAACGTACCTCAAAGTCTGTATAATAGTTCGGAGCAAACGAATGGTGATTTCCCATTGATTTTGAACACCGGCCGTATTCGAGACCAATGGCATACCCGAACCAAAACGGGAAAAGTCAAACGTCTGTTGACACATATTCCAGAGCCCTATCTCGAAATGAATAAAATAGATGCCTTCCTTCGAAAACTAAAGGAGGGCGATATTGCCATCATCAAAAGTCGTAGAGGGCAGGTGCAGGTAAAGGTGAGGGTCAATCTCGATATTCGTGAGGGTGTTGTTTTTCTGCCCATGCATTGGGGCAAGGTGTTGCAGAACGATTTTGGCAGGGCCAATAACATCACTAATGATTTGGTCGATCCAGTATCAAAAGAACCTGATTTTAAATATTGCGCGGTACAGGTAGAAAAGTTCAAGAAGCCGGAACAAAAAATAGTGGTCATTGGTGCCGGTGCCGCGGCCTATAGGTTTATACAATCCTACCGAGAAAAGAACAGAAAAGACTCGTTGCATGTTTTTTCAATGGAGAAAGATCCATTCTATAACCGGGTACTACTGCCAGAATATGTCAACGATGAACTTTCTTGGGAGTCTTTGGAAAAGCTAAAGAAAGGCGAACTGGAAAAATTGAACGTTGTCCTTCATCCGGGAATCGGGATAACCCAAATAGATAAAACAGCGAAAAAAGTCATCGACACCAAAGGTACCGAGCACACATTTGACCTTCTCGTAATGGCTACGGGAAGCCGCGCCTTTGTACCCAGTGATGTAAAGATGGATGTTCCAGGGCGTTTCACCATGCGTGAAAGGGGCGATGCCGACAAATTGAAAAAGTATCTACGGAATACCGGTCTGAGTGCTGGAGAACAGCATGTGGTCATCGTTGGAGGCGGTCTGCTCGGACTGGAGCTTGCCGCGGCCCTTAAGAAAATTCACATCAACATCAGCATCGTGCAGCGAGCTCCCCGTTTGATGGAACGCCAATTGGATAATATCGCAAGCAGATTATTGGCAGAGGATGTGATCGAAAGAGGTATCAACATTTATTTTGACAATGAAGTGAGTACCGTTTTTGAAGAAAAAGTAAGTCCCAGTTCTTTGCTTGTGAATCTTAAAACGGGGCGTACCATACAGTGCAATGCTATTGTATATGCCATAGGCACCCGCCCCAACATCGAACTGGCCAAGCGGGCAAATTTGGAAACCAGTCGGGGCGTATTGGTCAATGGGTACTTACAGACCAGTGTGCCATCTATTTTCGCTTTGGGCGAAATTGCGGAGTTCAACAATTCCCTTTTCGGCATTACTTCCGCTGCAGAACAGCAGGCAGATATTGCCGCCAACTACATTTTGGGCGATTTTAGTAGTATTTACAACGGATCGGTTCTCATGAATATCCTAAAGTTCGAAAACCTTGATCTATGTAGTATCGGTATGGTGAACGCCCCAAAGGATGACAGCAGTTACGAGGAGGTTATTTTGATGGATGTAAGTAAGCGTTTCTATAAGAAGTGTATTGTAAAGAACGACACCTTAAAGGGGGCGATTTTAATGGGCGACAAAAACGAATTTGCCGAATTCAAACGGCTGATAGAGGACGAAATAGAACTTTCGGAAAAGAGAGATGAACTGTTAAGGGGTGCTTCGAATACCTTTCCCCTAAAGGGTAAACTAGTATGTTCCTGTAGCCAGGTGGGTGAGGGAAATGTGCTCGATGCCATCGCCAATGGTTGTTCCGATTTTAACAAGTTATGTTCGGAAACTGGTGCAGGCCTAGGCTGTGGTAGCTGCAAACCGGAAGTAAAAGCGTTATTGATCAAACAACCAGCAGTGGCCAGCTAA
- a CDS encoding rubredoxin, protein MNDDLHRILIPGGVTSPGELKDIILMLETAGLREVYFGSRQDLLIPLSNANEEFLENTAKFNAEIIGERSYQNIVCSYVSADIFDMTYWLKGSTYLYILEGFDYAPKLKINITDPKQRLVPIFSGNLNFIASNSEDYWYLNVRLPHWKTSAYYPVLIYSWDISTISKAIEDLYEDIQDVEELFFVLSKQLDTNNKTIEKELKIEYTTFPYYEGMNRMGLDQYWLGLYWRNNRYNLKFLKEFCGFCLDNSIGKICITPWKSFIVKGIKKDSRLELERFLGQTGINVRHSQLEMNWHVPVDDTDALELKKFLVRSFDQNDISTYGLTFGISNDVGKRSHFSSVIIEKNSPPTIVLDFDVRPSYNVLHFENFDPNTQEYISYAQDIDKIELPGLLMELSKKYFEQLGMPSKKDEVKPQSSHGHSNRVVYQCEACLTVYDTLYGDTKAGIAEGTVFKDLPGEYSCSVCDAPKKNFKRVELQVDSL, encoded by the coding sequence ATGAATGATGATTTACATCGCATATTGATTCCGGGTGGGGTTACGTCGCCAGGCGAATTGAAAGATATTATTCTAATGTTGGAAACCGCAGGCCTACGTGAGGTTTACTTTGGTTCTCGGCAAGATTTGTTGATTCCCTTGAGTAATGCCAATGAAGAATTCTTGGAAAACACGGCCAAATTCAATGCCGAAATCATCGGAGAACGTAGTTACCAGAATATTGTTTGTTCCTATGTGTCGGCCGATATTTTTGATATGACCTATTGGTTGAAAGGCTCGACGTACCTCTACATTTTAGAAGGTTTTGATTATGCGCCCAAACTAAAAATCAATATTACCGATCCCAAGCAAAGACTAGTTCCCATTTTTAGTGGCAATCTCAATTTCATTGCCTCAAACAGCGAGGATTACTGGTATTTGAATGTAAGATTACCCCATTGGAAAACATCGGCATATTATCCCGTTCTGATTTACAGTTGGGATATTAGTACCATCTCCAAAGCGATCGAAGACCTATATGAAGACATACAGGATGTAGAAGAACTCTTCTTCGTCCTGAGCAAACAATTGGACACCAACAACAAAACCATTGAAAAGGAGCTTAAAATAGAGTACACCACTTTTCCGTACTACGAAGGCATGAACCGTATGGGACTGGACCAATACTGGCTCGGTCTATATTGGAGGAATAACCGATACAATCTCAAATTTTTGAAGGAGTTCTGCGGATTTTGTCTGGACAATAGCATCGGTAAAATATGTATCACGCCTTGGAAGTCCTTTATCGTAAAAGGAATTAAAAAAGATAGCAGGCTAGAACTAGAACGGTTTTTAGGCCAAACCGGAATCAATGTAAGACATTCCCAACTCGAAATGAACTGGCATGTACCCGTAGATGATACCGATGCGCTGGAACTCAAAAAATTCTTGGTTCGAAGTTTTGATCAAAACGACATTAGCACGTATGGCCTTACCTTCGGGATCAGTAACGACGTCGGGAAACGCTCTCATTTTTCATCGGTGATCATTGAAAAAAACAGTCCGCCCACTATAGTTTTGGATTTTGACGTACGACCTTCCTATAACGTACTCCATTTTGAAAACTTCGATCCAAATACCCAGGAATATATCTCCTACGCCCAAGATATCGATAAAATCGAGCTTCCTGGTCTTTTGATGGAGCTAAGCAAGAAATATTTTGAACAATTGGGCATGCCTTCAAAAAAAGATGAAGTGAAACCTCAAAGTAGTCACGGGCACAGCAATAGGGTGGTCTATCAGTGCGAGGCATGTTTGACGGTTTATGACACGCTGTATGGAGATACTAAGGCGGGTATCGCCGAGGGCACAGTCTTCAAAGACCTACCGGGCGAGTATTCATGTTCCGTTTGCGATGCTCCAAAAAAGAATTTTAAGAGGGTTGAATTACAGGTCGATAGTCTTTAA
- a CDS encoding peptidase E, with protein MKQQLFIYGSGRLVPAFVNYTAEITGKPKPNICFVPTASGDDPEYIAKWEAVCSELDLVPHVLRVWINSYDQQQTYEEIIGKMDAIIVGGGNTLNMLAIWEAQGITDLLKKAYENGVVMGGGSAGSLCWFNGGTTDSRPKELSIVGGLGLIDKSHCPHYNSEKSRRPLYHENILKGALTDGYAVDDRAAIHFVDGTVEEALSLEDDNHSYYVSVQDGLIREERLKERRLG; from the coding sequence ATGAAGCAACAACTTTTTATTTATGGCAGTGGTAGACTCGTACCCGCCTTTGTAAACTATACGGCTGAAATTACCGGAAAACCAAAACCGAATATCTGTTTTGTGCCGACTGCCAGCGGGGATGACCCCGAGTACATTGCCAAATGGGAGGCGGTCTGTAGCGAATTGGATTTGGTGCCGCATGTGCTCAGGGTTTGGATAAACTCCTACGATCAACAACAGACCTACGAAGAAATCATTGGCAAGATGGACGCCATAATAGTGGGTGGGGGAAATACTTTGAACATGCTCGCTATCTGGGAAGCCCAAGGCATAACCGACCTTCTTAAGAAGGCTTACGAAAATGGCGTGGTAATGGGCGGTGGTAGTGCCGGGTCGCTCTGCTGGTTCAACGGTGGTACGACCGATTCCAGGCCAAAGGAGTTGAGTATCGTAGGCGGCCTGGGGCTTATCGATAAAAGCCATTGTCCGCATTACAATTCTGAAAAATCTAGACGGCCTTTATACCATGAAAACATCCTAAAGGGAGCTTTGACCGATGGCTATGCCGTTGATGATCGTGCAGCGATCCATTTTGTGGATGGTACGGTGGAAGAGGCTTTGTCTTTGGAGGATGATAATCATTCGTATTATGTTTCCGTGCAAGACGGGCTTATTCGTGAAGAGCGGTTAAAGGAGAGGAGGTTAGGATAG
- a CDS encoding fructose 1,6-bisphosphatase: MGKTNTVVQLNDKKEEAASKIEIIKNLIFGENIEAYDSEFDLLKKDILNKKKVLEDLIEEVRQDLKSAIDNVATDVNIRITELEDKIDDKLEGLETDKVDRKMLGKLLVDLGEKVGQK; the protein is encoded by the coding sequence ATGGGCAAAACCAACACCGTCGTGCAACTTAACGACAAGAAAGAAGAGGCTGCATCGAAAATCGAAATCATCAAAAATCTGATTTTTGGCGAGAATATCGAGGCGTATGACTCCGAGTTCGATTTACTCAAAAAAGACATCCTCAACAAGAAGAAGGTACTCGAAGACCTAATTGAAGAAGTGCGACAAGACCTCAAATCGGCCATTGACAACGTTGCAACCGATGTGAATATTCGAATCACAGAGCTCGAAGACAAGATAGACGATAAATTGGAAGGCTTGGAAACGGATAAAGTAGATCGGAAAATGCTGGGAAAATTGTTAGTGGACTTGGGCGAAAAAGTGGGTCAGAAGTAA
- a CDS encoding cell envelope biogenesis protein OmpA — MNETDKIQILKDILFEDDSVYIQKITSRLEALEDSFSDKVKFSSKVEPIILHQLNEFKTSIPQTLGPTITEALKVEIKKNKDEVVDALYPVLGKMIKKYIAQEIKMLSEKINERLGFKGKVRYWFGISREKEEIIEELAAAHIEQVLLIEKESGLLKASYSQTETIDEEMISGMLTAIKSFVEDAFSQKNQSLELIDYELYQIHLQSFQKYFVAVIISGSYTIHTKNKTQDLIFDFYEDFTKKDEYKSLSPDSINQELAKKFANASL; from the coding sequence ATGAACGAAACCGACAAAATACAGATATTAAAAGATATTCTTTTTGAAGACGATAGCGTATACATTCAAAAAATAACCTCCAGACTTGAAGCGCTTGAAGATTCTTTTAGCGATAAGGTGAAGTTTTCCTCTAAGGTAGAACCGATTATCTTGCACCAGCTTAACGAGTTTAAGACCAGTATACCTCAAACCTTGGGCCCTACTATTACCGAAGCCCTAAAAGTAGAAATCAAAAAAAACAAAGACGAAGTAGTAGATGCGCTCTATCCCGTTCTTGGTAAAATGATCAAGAAATACATTGCGCAGGAAATAAAAATGCTATCGGAAAAAATCAACGAGCGTCTGGGTTTTAAGGGAAAAGTGCGGTATTGGTTCGGTATCTCCCGTGAGAAAGAGGAGATTATAGAAGAGCTTGCCGCCGCGCATATAGAGCAGGTACTGTTGATCGAGAAAGAATCGGGTCTTCTGAAAGCCAGCTACTCACAAACAGAGACCATCGACGAAGAAATGATTTCGGGAATGCTTACCGCCATCAAAAGTTTTGTTGAGGATGCCTTTAGTCAAAAGAATCAAAGTCTCGAACTCATAGATTATGAGCTCTATCAGATTCATTTGCAGAGCTTTCAGAAGTATTTTGTGGCGGTCATCATTTCGGGTAGTTACACGATACACACCAAAAATAAAACACAAGACCTCATTTTCGATTTCTACGAAGATTTTACAAAAAAAGATGAATACAAATCGCTAAGCCCTGACAGCATCAATCAGGAGCTGGCCAAAAAATTTGCCAATGCAAGTCTCTAA
- a CDS encoding Rab family GTPase — protein MQVSKKVVVLGHFGVGKTSLIRRFVENSFSEHYTVSIGVHILKKIVDVAPDKKVSLILWDLEGTDDLEHVRDSYLLGTHGIIYVFDVSRPTTFQNIHLDLAILEKKASGVPVKVVGNKVDLVELSEVTEILENHDITFDYLTSAKTGGKVNELFEQLAKMLAPDAKEI, from the coding sequence ATGCAAGTCTCTAAGAAAGTGGTGGTTCTGGGTCATTTTGGAGTAGGTAAAACTTCCTTGATTCGCCGTTTCGTGGAGAATAGTTTCTCGGAACATTACACCGTATCCATCGGGGTACATATCCTTAAAAAAATTGTTGACGTAGCACCGGATAAGAAAGTCTCTTTGATTTTATGGGATTTGGAGGGCACCGATGACCTTGAGCATGTTCGTGACTCCTATCTATTGGGCACGCACGGTATCATCTACGTTTTTGATGTTTCTAGGCCGACTACATTTCAGAACATACATCTAGATCTCGCCATTCTAGAAAAGAAAGCAAGTGGTGTTCCGGTCAAGGTTGTGGGAAATAAGGTGGATTTGGTCGAGTTGTCGGAAGTAACCGAAATACTTGAAAACCACGACATTACTTTCGATTACCTTACCAGCGCCAAAACAGGTGGGAAAGTGAACGAATTGTTCGAACAATTAGCCAAAATGCTCGCACCGGATGCTAAAGAAATTTAA